The genomic region acgaaggcgcctatcttggtacccccagctgccggagaagccctcttggtctacgtcgccgcgaccactcaggtggttagcgccgcgattgtggtcgagaggcaagaagaggggcatgcattgcccgttcagaggccagtctacttcgtcagtgaggtactgtccgaaaccaagatccgctacccacaagttcagaagctgctgtacgcggtgatcctaacgcggcggaagctgcgacactacttcgagtctcatccagtaactgtggtgtcatccttccccctaggggagatcatccagtgccgagaggcctcgggtaggattgcaaagtggccggtggaaatcatgggcgagacaatcgcgttcgctcctcggaaggccatcaagtcccaggtcttggcggacttcgtagctgaatgggtcgacactcagctcccaacagttccgatccagccggagctctggaccatgttcttcgacgggtcgctgatgaagacaggagccggcgcaggcctactcttcatctcgcccctcgggaagcacctacgctacgtgctacgcctccatttcccggcgtccaacaatgtggccgagtatgaggctctggtcaacgggttgcggatcgccatcgagctaggggtccgacgcctcgacgctcgcggtgactcgcagctcgtcatcgaccaagtcatgaagaactcccactgccgcgacccgaagatggaggcctactgcgatgaggttcggcgcctggaagacaagttctacgggctcgagctcaaccacatcgctcggcgctacaatgagactgcggacgagctggcaaaaatagcctcggggcgaacaacagttcctccggatgtcttctcccgagatctgcgtcagccctccgtcaagatcgacgacatgcccgagcctgaggcacccttggcccagcccgaggtaccctcggcacagtccgaggcgccctcggctctgcccgaggcaccctcggcccagcccgaggtaccctcggcacagtccgaggcaccctcggttcggtctgaggtaccctcggcccccgagggcgagacgctgcacgttggAGGGGAGTgaagtggggtcacgcctgatcaaagctggcagaccccgtacctgcaatatctccaccaaggagagctaccctccgaccgagccgaagctcggcgactggcgcggcgcgccaagtcgttcgtcttgctgggagataagaaggagctctaccaccgcagcccctcgggcatcctccagcgatgaatctccatcgccgaaggtcaggaactcctgcgagagatacactcggggggcttgcggccatcacgcagcgcctcgagcccttgtcgggaatgctttccgacaaggcttctaatggccgacggcggtggccgacgccactcaaattgtccgcacctgcgaggggtgtcagttctacgcaaggcagacccacctgcccgctcaggctctgcagacgatacccatcacctggcctttcgctgtgtggggtctagatctcgtcggccccttgcagaaggcacccgggggctacacgcacctgctggtcgccatcgacaaattctccaagtggatcgaggtccgacccttgaacagcatcaggtccgagcaggcggtggcgttcttcaccaacatcatccatcgcttcggggtcccgaactccatcatcaccgacaacggcacccagttcaccggcagaaagttcctggacttctgcgaggatcaccacatccgggtggactgggccgccgtggctcatcccatgtcaaatgggcaagtagaacgtgccaacggcatgattctacaagggctcaagcctcggatctacaacgacctcaacaagttcggcaagcgatggatgaaggaactcccctcggtggtctggagtctgaggacaacgccgagccgagccacgggcttcacgccgttcttcctagtctacagggccgaggccgtcttgcccgcagacctggaatacggctccccgaggacgagggcctatgccgaccagagcaaccaagctagtcgagaagactcgctggaccagctggaggaggctcgggacaaggccttactacactcggcgcggtaccagcagtccctgcgacgctaccacgcccgaggggtccggtcccgagacctccaggtgggcgacctggtgcttcggctgcgacaagacgcctgagggcggcacaagctcacgccccccagggaggggccgttcgtcatcgccaaaattctgaagcccgaagcgtacaagctggccaacagtcaaggcgaggtctacagcaacgcttggaacatccaacagctacgtcgcttctacccttaagatgttttcaagttgttcatatacctcgcacccacgcaaagtttagtcgtcaaggaagggtcggcctcgccccggcaaagcccgaccctccctcgggggctaaaaggggggaaccccctctgcgtcgaaattttcctcgaaaaaagatcttttctgccagaatgtctttcgtgctttttgactacttcgaaagcggaccctgaaaacgacggagtacacgtaagcagccaaggctgaccgagccgagggactcctacgcctccgggatacggatacctcactcatcaccttctgcgataagtaactcgcgttcggataagtgattccgcggaccgaacaagtcttctcgttcggaagctcttctgccggagcgattcttcgagccttcccgACTGTGTCGGTAACAGAACCCcaaggacgggtaagagtgcgcgtaagcggcaaggctgaccgagccgagggactcctacgcctctgggatatggatacctcactcatcaccttccgcgagaagcaactctcgctcgcacaaacatttctgttaccaacaaaaaagtccagatactcgaagcaagaggaaaagagatgcagctttacaacacggcgagggtgtgttttggcctcggcgaccgcaggaaacacacgctacaagacaacccgatcctgcaggctcggatcttgacggctgaagggagcagcagcaccctcggcgtcagcaACATCTTCAGCGAGGCCCGACCTaacctcggacggcgacgtggtccgaagatctccactctgaaggacgacgtcatcgccacgcccaggccatcgctgccagggtcttctccgggaatccggcccgagcaggcggctcggccggtcaccccggggcctcggccagctgtcctccaagaACGTCAGCccaacccgaggcctcggctggtcaatcccggcgtcggtcccgctaacggacggcccggccaggctccggccgaccaggtcttctcaccgagccaactctgcctccgttcgtgctgacaccgctacccctggcctcggctcatcggagagtggctgaggggttcctttaactaagctagagaagcctcggacaacaaggccgaccgaggcaagggactcctacgcctccaggatacggatacctcactcgtcacctttacatggggcgactcatgcttggtgaagcggttcagacaaccaacgggcgagtcttagcgctcgaaaatgaggaaaaacacggctccgtgccaaaaatacatacatgttcaggccccgacagccacaataaacaaaaacactggcattcaaagtgccattacaaacggaactccggttctatccccgcgggtatggacaacctccacgccggggaagcccgtggagcgacaagctctaggcgaatcaccagcaaacgcgggtcgccccaaagcgcaccgacagGTCCTCATTCCTGTCCTCGCCACGCaagcgaggaagaggacggaatgttgcatcctagctggacagcaacagccCGCCTCCCCCAGCCCAGCTTGCTCCTCCCCAGCTTGCTCCTCCCCATCCAGGGGTGGGGCCAACATCACAGCCCAGCTTGctcctccccatccaggggctggtggtcaccgtcttgggtgacccccTGCGAGGGGGAGCAGTCGGGctagctgatgaaaatccttgaagccgaacgatggctgaaaggtaccaactcccatggagttgcgttcctccaacgacgaggcggaaagacggtggatatcccccatccgggggcttggaaggtggaaagacacgatgcataagggagcgcgaagacatggtcgccttccaagggggttaccctccttttaaaggcggctctccctacttgcgtccccagccgtcatgggctgagtcttctccaacacactccaaggtcctcccctacggcgcgggggctgggtcccacacgtcatgcaagccggctcagagcagaagaagccaaaccgccgcgcgcggtgcgtacaaccgcccagcggttacaagcgactctccacttttgcccagaccaacgggcgaaaggggcgggcagccatgcaggcggcatgcaaccgcgccaagtgggcgcacttctccgactcccaacacgcctagcatggaggcccaggcccacgcgtcatgcaaccggcgcgccgaatgcttcgtgcatgcaacagcaccgccacttgcgccactaccgcgcctccccgACTGcgaaaccaataccgcgactcgaggcgacccagcgcatgacccagcagcgccagcctggcgcggcggtcaatgcggccaaaaatgggccggcagtaatagcggtggcaggcgggcaggagcagcggccacgtcgtcagccaagctcacgtcccgtccgggggcagcgagagaaccctctctcacagcgtgaagacaacgcactcgtgatccgttcctcgaatggctcgcacatgcgcaacgaccgccccgccaaccactcgccccgtcgcattaactccgcggcgggacaggcggtgcccctggcaggagaagcgggcgacgcttcgccatcgccataatgaccgcgtcaaaaaaggtacgccgcgtcgttcgatttcgtatccttttccttttttcctctctctctcttgcaacagggaccgggaaagggggataccccaaaaaggatccttccccgtgaaggaaccaggctccgagcctccctactgatcagaggttcgaaggctggcccctcggaagggttcgacagccgcctcagatcgcgtgggctctacacccactactggtcagaggttcgaaggccggcccctcggaagggttcaacggccgcctcaggctactcgggctccgcgcccattactgatcaggggttcgaaggctggcccccgaagggttcacagccgcctcagacgccgagcgagggatgaccatgggtatgttcgatacataaccgaggctcgggctgcgctcccgaggtaacctaggacatttccgagaccagcgggaacgaacttgtaacggaatcccatcggagggaggcatcgagccctcggaccccatcgccaggggaccaggtctggcagatcacccgcaggtacttttgggcgtgcctctgggcccctagccgacccccaacgaatggggcacggacgtccactcggattacccgcttgcagctcaccggagacaccatgttcggcgcccatcgagggcaacatggcgctttccccctcctccttgcggaaaggcgacgcaggggcgtatgtaaaaaagtcgagtctgtccctgatcatcctctcgccctgtgcagaggctcgggggctgctctcgcaaacccggctccggccgaaccgttgacggcgtcaacataccagcccgagaacttgggacccgaccgtacacccgggctacggccagctcgcatgagggacgaccagaccagccgaagcattgcgcgaggcattaagacctcggaggagtgaaaccactcctccgaggcctcgggggctacacccggcgggtgcgctcgcgcgcacccaccggaacaaaacgcaaccgagaaaggctggtccccttgcaaaaaagtgcgatgaaagcctccaagcgagtgctaacactcccttcgaggctcgggggctactgtcggggaccataattaggggtaccctcaaggctcctaattctcagctggtaacccccatcagcataaagctacaaaggcctgatgggtgcgattaagtcagggatcagtccatacgagggactcgatcacgcctcgcccgagcctggcctcggacaagggcagccgaccccggaggatctccgtctcgcccgaggcccccctccagcggcgaacgtgttcccggctcgcccgaggccttgtcttcgccaagaagcaaccctgaccaaatcgccgcaccgaccgaccaagtcgcaggagcatttaatgcaaaggtggtctgacacctttatcctgacgcgcgccccctagagccaaagtgaccgccgtcacttcgccgctcccctGACCGGCCTGGTAGAAAGACAGCGTCGTCTGCGCCGttccgactgtggtgccacttgacacagtgaggctgacaggcagtcaggcccggccgcaggcaccataggaaactccgctccgccagaccctgggctcggactcgggctaagccccggaagacggcgaactccgctctgcccgacccagggctcggactcgggctaagccctggaagacggcgaactccgctccgcccgacccagggctcggactcgggctcggccccagaagacgacgaactctgcttcgcccgaccccagggctcggactccgccccggcatcagccggcgatctccgctccgcccgacccagggctcggactcgggctaagccccagaagacggcgaactccgctctgcctgacccagggctcggacccgggctcggccccagaagacgacgaactccgcttcgcccgaccccagggctcggactccgccccggcatcagccggcgatctccgcctcgcccgaaccaggggctcggactcgacctcggccacggaagacagactcgaccgcggcttcggaggagcttccacgtcgcccaacctagggcgcagaccagccacgacaacaggaggcgccatcatcaccctaccccgaactgactcgggccacggggaacaagaccggcgtcccatctagctcgctccgccagataggcaatgacggcgccccgcatactctgtgacgatggcgactctcagcccccttatggaagcaagaggacgtcagcaaggactcaacaactccgacagctgtccctccgctaggctccatcgctcctccgacggccacgacatcacaccagcagggtgccaaaatctctccggctgccatggtggcatgtacttagggcactagctctcctccgctagacacgtagcactctgctacaccccccattgtacacctggatcctctccttacgcctataaaaggaaggaccagggccctcttagagagggttggccgcgcggggacgaggacgagacacgcgctcgcttgaagccgctcgctccctctcccgcatggacgcttgtaaccccctactgcaagcgcacccgacctgggcgcgggacgaacacgaaggctgcgggattcccacctctctcatgccggtctccggccgcctcgctttccccccttcacgctcggcctcgcgctcgacccatctgggctggggcacgcggcgacattcactcgtcggcctagggaccccccggtctcgaaacgccgacacttatgGATAAGCTTTTTGGTAGTTTGGAAGCCTCCCTCTCTAGGGATGGAGAGAAGAACATTTCATCTGCGAGGATATTAGTCTTATTGCATCAAGAGGGGTTGGTGAGGTGCTCCAACATGTACTGGGGGAGAGCACCATCAACTTAGTACTTTAGTAAGAATTTGGTGTTTTATTATTGTCCCCTTTACTTTTTGTCATATATTGATTATTTATTACCTTGCAATTTTAATTATGCAACTTTCTCCACATGAACTGTAGGGTATGACGGTATGATTAGAGTCATATGATCATGTTTTTTTCTCAACTTAAAAGTGTAGAAAAAATGTTCCTACTTATTCTTGATCATATTTTAGTTTGTCCTAATTGGACCCCTTAGCCCATGATACTTTGTGTTCGCCTTTCCCATTTCTAAATATTTGCTCCTGTAAAATAACCGGTATGTATTCATGATTAATCATTACACATTTAACACGTTACATGTTTTTTAATAAATGTAAAATTGTACATGTACATGTGTAAGACCAATATAAAATACAATTTACAAACATACATGTATAGACACACATATGTATGGACAAGCTTTATATATGTAGTAGAATGTATAGAAGCACCGATTTATTCTGTCTATGTGTTCATGTATGAACTAAAAGGCTTCTGAAGGTTTTGCCTACTCAGTGGGATAGGAAGGTTCCATGGCTAGTCCGCACATGCCTTTCTTGTCTGAAATATCCTTCTCCATTCTCAGGTAACCATTCTCACCCCATGTCGTGCCCCATGAGTTCTTCATGAGCCAATACTTGGTTCCATCACTAGTCTTCCCATAACCAATGGCTGCAATCCCATGGTCCAAGTCAGTACCACATGATCCAGTCATCACACCACCAGAGTAGAACTGAAATGTCATGTCTCCACCGTCCACTGCCACCGACACGGGCTGGTTTGCCACGGCCTTCATCAGGGCAGCCTCATCGTTTGTTGGCACATCCTCGTAGCCCTTGATGTTTGCAGCACTATTCGATCCACTCTTGCACTTGCCATCTGCAGCCGTGTATGGATAGTTGGACTCCGTTGTTAGGCCTCCATTCTTGATGATAAACTTGAATGCATCGTCCATCAGGCCACCCTCACAACCCTGATCCTCACCATGGACATCGCAATCCACCAATTCTTGTTCTGAGAGGGAGATGAGCTTGCCAGTGCTAATTTTCACGATACCTTCTGTGGCTGCCACGGCCGAGAATGCCCAGCAGCAACCTGCAATCATCGATCATTATATATATGTTTTGACATATGTTATGGCACTTTAGTTTACATCATAATAGTGTTTTTATGAGTCTTATTAGGACCAAATGTATTTACCACATTGCCCTTGATCCTTGATCGGAGTGACTGCACCATTGGTCCTCCAGTCGATAGTCGCTGGAATCGCATCAACGCTAACATTCTCATACCTAAATCCGGTAGAGACCTTATCGAGGCTAGGTTTGAAGCCTTTGTTGGTCTTGGTAGTCCTGAACTCATCATTGGTGAGGTCAGCGAACTGGTTGATACCAAGCCAGAACTTACGGTTCCCACCTGTATTGAATGATTCGATGAACTTAACATTAGCTTTGAACACCTCGAACCGTCGAGCCTTCTCGGCGGCATCTTTGTAGACGCGGCTGTATTGCGCCATCCACTGCTCATGCCTGGCCACCATGGCTGAGTCCTCGTTCAGGTCGCGAGCAGCAAGAGCAGCACCGCAGAAGAAGGCAAAGCTGAGGACTGCCAAGATCGATGCCTGGAGGGTGGCCATGGTCGATCACGCTACTCGATCGATCAGGCCTGTCAATTGGCTGTTGCTGCTGATGCTGTGCACTATGCCTTTTGATTTGGTGATTAGAGCTTGGTGGTATGcgtctatatatatataagaagctACAGATTTGTATTATTGTTAAGTACGAAGCCATACGGTGCTCCTACGCTTTACTTTACTGTATGCAACGGCCAATGGGACAGGTCCGTGGCCGTGAAGTATGTGTGGTATATTAAAATACTTGTGCCAGAGACGTGCATTTGCCATTCTGCTGTGGACTCTCTTGAACATTATAAAAATCAAGATTATAAGCGCCACATTTGATTATTACATGCATACAGTAACATATAGTATCAGATAAAAAttggaagaaaaaaaaagaagtgTATTGACAGCACACGCAGTAGTATAGTACTCCTTCCATTCCATCGTCCTTGAATATTTAATGTTTGTTTGTTCATTAATTTAATATATAAACACACGACGGCAAAGTTACGTTCAATGCTGCAAAGGCGTGAACAGTTTTTTAGTTTGGTTTCAAACGCTAGACTAGACTGGAGTATAGATGTTAGACTAGACTggagtatagatggccaaacgggcggcCCGGCGCGACACGAGCCGATTACGGCCAGGCATGACATGATTAGGACACGGCCTGTTTGGCCCGTTTAATAGCCGTGTCATACCGACACGGCACTAGTGTCTGAACCCAGGCCCAAGCACAGCACTAAGGCCTATTAgccgtgccgtgccggcacgGTAGGCTCGGACAGCCCATAGTGCCAGGGCCGGCCCGACACTACACTATAAAATCTCAGACATTCACAGAAACACAATTAAAGCATACTAAATAGCTAATATTGAGTTGTTTAGTGCAATGGTTGTCTCATTAAAAACCTATCTAGGTAAAACTCACCATTGTGAGAAAACCCTAGATAGGAAAAAAGAGTACAGCccacaacaagttgtggggattaatgtgcatgagctcactaacAGTGAGGgatcatgtgtagtgtaaggcttgcCGAGGAGAAAGTGGTTAagactgagcattgcttttaataagttggtcaaaattttattagcaataactaaatataagtagataccaacctaaTGAAATAATTGATCACAAAtgataattgtcggcgtttcgagaccggggggtccttgggccgacgagtgagtgtcgccgcgtgccccagcccagatgggtcgagcgcgagggcgagcgcgaaggggggagagcgaggcggccggagaccggcgtgagagaggtgggaatcccgcggccttcgtgttcgtcccgcgcccaggtcgggtgcgcttgcagtagggggttacaagcgtccacgcgggagagggagcgagcgcctgtctcgtcctcgtccccgcgcggccaaccctctctaagagggccctggtccttccttttataggcgtaaggagaggatccaggtgtacaattgggggtgtagcagagtgctacgtgtctagcgggggagagctagcgccctaagtacatgtcgtcgtggcagccggagagattttggcacccagctggtgtgatgtcgtggccgtcggaggagcgatggagcctggcggagggacagctgtcggagcggttgggtccttgccgacgtcttcttgcttccgtaagggggctgagagcggccgtcgtcacagagcatgtggggcgccatcattgcctatctggcggagctagccagatgggacgccggtctggtttcccgtggcctgagtcagctcggggtagggtgatgatggcgcctcctgttgacgtggctggcctgcgccctaggttgggcgatgcggaggctcctccgaagccgaggtcgagtctgtcttccgtggccgaggccgagtccgagcccctgggtcgggcgaggcggaggtcgtcggctgaggccagggccgagtccgagccctggggtcgggcggagcggagttcgtcgtcttccgggacttagcccgagtccgagccctgagtcgggcggagcggagttcgccgtcttctgggacttagcccgagtctgagccctgggtcgggtggagcggagttcgccgtcttccgggacttagcccgagtccgagccctgggtcgggcggagcggagttcgccgtcttccgggacttagcccgagtccgagccctgggtcgggcggagcggagttcgccgtcttccgggacttagcccgagtccgagccccgggtcgggcggagcggagttcgccgtcttccgagacttagcccgagtccgagccctgggtcgggcggagcggagtttcctatggtgcctccggcggggcctgactacctgtcagcctcactctgtcaaatggcaccgcagtcggagtggcgcaggcggcgctgtccttctgacaggccggtcagtggagcggcgaagtgacggtggtcacttcggctctgccggggggcgcgcgtcaagataaaggtgtcaggccacctttgcattaaatgttcctgcgacttggtcggtcggtgcggcgatttagtcagggttgcttcttagcgaaggcagggcctcgggcgagccggaaatatgttcgccgttggagggggcctcgggcgagacggaaatcctccggggtcggctgcccttgtccgaggctaggctcgggcgaggcgtgatcgagtcgctgaatggactgatccctaacttagtcgcacccatcaggcctttgcagctttatgctgatgggggttaccagctgagaattaggagtcttgagggtacccctaattatggtcctcgacagtagcccccgagcctcgaagggagtgttagcactcgcttagaggctttcgtcgcacttttttgcaaggggaccagcctttctcggttgcgcttttgttccggtgggtgcgcgcgagcgcacccgccgggtgtagcccccgaggcctcggaggagtggtttcactcctccgaggtcttaatgcctc from Zea mays cultivar B73 chromosome 6, Zm-B73-REFERENCE-NAM-5.0, whole genome shotgun sequence harbors:
- the LOC103629966 gene encoding senescence-specific cysteine protease SAG39 encodes the protein MATLQASILAVLSFAFFCGAALAARDLNEDSAMVARHEQWMAQYSRVYKDAAEKARRFEVFKANVKFIESFNTGGNRKFWLGINQFADLTNDEFRTTKTNKGFKPSLDKVSTGFRYENVSVDAIPATIDWRTNGAVTPIKDQGQCGCCWAFSAVAATEGIVKISTGKLISLSEQELVDCDVHGEDQGCEGGLMDDAFKFIIKNGGLTTESNYPYTAADGKCKSGSNSAANIKGYEDVPTNDEAALMKAVANQPVSVAVDGGDMTFQFYSGGVMTGSCGTDLDHGIAAIGYGKTSDGTKYWLMKNSWGTTWGENGYLRMEKDISDKKGMCGLAMEPSYPTE